The Desulfuromonadales bacterium region CACAGCGACCGCGCCAGCGGCCACGTACCACCACCCCCCCAGGGTGCCAAACATCGTCCCGAGCAGCCCCGCCGCCGCGCCGAAGGCGGTGAAGGTCAGCGACAGGCCGAGGATGAAGGCGAGGGAGTAGTGAAACGCCTTCCACCGGTCCCCCTCGGCGTAGCCACCGACGAAACCGACCACCAGCGGGATGGTGGCCAGCACGCAGGGGGAGGCCGAGGAGATCACCCCGGCCAGAAAGACGGCGCCGAAGGCGACGAGGGGGTAGACGGCGATGATCTGTTCGATGTTGTCGAGCCAGCTCACTTTACCCCCAAGGCTTGTAGTTCCTTGATGATCTCCGCCTTGTCCATGAAGCCGACGTGCCTCTTCACTTCCTTGCCTCTGCCGTCGAAGAAGACCTGCGTCGGGATCATCTGGATGGCGAAGCGCTTGGCCGCCGACTGGTCCTCCCGCACGTCGATGAAGAGAACGTTTGCCCGGCCGCGATAGGTGCCGGCCAACTCCTCCAGGATCGGCGCCATCTTCTTGC contains the following coding sequences:
- a CDS encoding thioredoxin family protein yields the protein MKRSLVLLTLLLSTTVAWAELPSATSADVDRALAAGKPAVIDLGARTCIPCKKMAPILEELAGTYRGRANVLFIDVREDQSAAKRFAIQMIPTQVFFDGRGKEVKRHVGFMDKAEIIKELQALGVK